In the genome of Gadus chalcogrammus isolate NIFS_2021 chromosome 21, NIFS_Gcha_1.0, whole genome shotgun sequence, one region contains:
- the tmem214 gene encoding transmembrane protein 214, producing the protein MASNNGTVGKWEVVKKGKKNPNSGGKPGDKKSGGGERKVLTESNLFTRPPPIISETLYDNFEKMAKKQNKEQMPPPTAESQNKKPPMSKPSKKASPLNSPQPTSAHKNLEAAFKTLDVSELKQQLGRSQALFPESPSVWVKDLAGYLNHKLNVPESEPTLSNYAHDYPYCLAGKELKSVMKGLIGRCSDDLPDFFDHCVSTMLRELDRQPDEPLHGYRVCIQAILQDKPRIATQSLPEYLELLRSVQNRPAKCLTIMWALGQAGFYDLSQGLRVWLGIMLPVLGVKSLSSYALAYLQRLLMLHANLTKGFGIMGPKEFFPLLDFAFMPKNALSSSLQDQLRRLYPRLKVLAFGAKPESTLHTYLPSFLSRATPHCPDDMKRELLSSMTECLCVDVQSLGVWRQLYTKHLPQSSLLLNHLLRSWKALPPKLQRNLQETIQSFRVTNDEMRDTIESQELQECNALCQNLQVKMRSGGFPWSRLLMVLLVFVAGFMAQDIRSHGSFTDSTTARYLHSSGVAGVSQQAWGKVTVYTKQGFSWLETNMPFYYSESVRVLGPLMEQGLEKAKAAAVLIAENTNRLVLWVGEKAPLLLDWVITNTPDSVFQALAYLKELLLLLYHDVILPALAFTAQLLQRTWNGLRDSCNGEVSVSCLQGHALSFTNSTWLLLQHTTSAIKTWAQELLPPA; encoded by the exons ATGGCTTCGAATAATGGCACAGTTGGAAAGTGGGAAGTGGtgaagaaaggaaagaaaaaccCAAATTCGGGAGGAAAACCGGGTGATAAAAAATCCGGCGGTGGGGAGAGGAAAGTGTTGACCGAATCTAACCTATTCACTCGAC CGCCCCCGATCATCTCTGAGACCCTGTACGATAACTTTGAGAAGATGGCCAAGAAACAGAACAAGGAACAGATGCCTCCGCCGACCGCAGAGTCTCAGAACAAGAAGCCTCCCATGAGCAAGCCCAGCAAGAAGGCCAGTCCGCTGAACAGCCCCCAGCCGACCTCTGCCCACAAGAACCTGGAGGCCGCCTTCAAAACG CTGGATGTCTCGGAGCTGAAACAGCAGCTAGGTCGCAGCCAGGCTCTCTTCCCAGAAAGCCCCTCGGTGTGGGTCAAGGACCTGGCCGGATACCTCAACCACAAGCTGAATGTGCCCGAGAGCGAGCCCACCCTCAGCAACTATGCCCATG acTACCCCTACTGCCTCGCTGGAAAGGAGCTGAAGAGTGTGATGAAGGGGCTCATCGGCCGCTGCAGCGACGACCTGCCAGACTTCTTTGACCACTGTGTTTCCACCATGCTCAGGGAGCTAGACAGACAACCAG ATGAGCCTTTGCATGGGTACAGAGTCTGCATCCAGGCAATCCTACAGGACAAGCCAAGAATAGCCACCCAAAGCCTGCCAGAG tACCTGGAGCTGCTCCGGTCGGTACAGAACCGCCCGGCCAAGTGTCTGACCATCATGTGGGCTCTGGGCCAGGCGGGCTTCTATGACCTCAGCCAGGGATTGCGAG TGTGGCTGGGCATTATGCTCCCTGTGCTCGGAGTCAAGTCGCTCTCCTCCTACGCCCTCGCCTATCTGCAGAGACTCCTCAT GCTTCATGCAAACCTCACCAAGGGATTTGGAATCATGGGCCCTAAAGAGTTCTTCCCTTTGCTGGACTTCGCCTTCATGCCCAAGAATGCCTTGTCATCGAG CCTGCAGGACCAGCTGCGGCGCCTGTACCCACGCCTCAAGGTGCTGGCCTTCGGCGCCAAGCCAGAGAGCACGCTGCACACGTACCTGCCCTCCTTCCTGTCCAGGGCCACGCCCCACTGCCCCGACGACAtgaagagagag CTGCTGAGCAGTATGACGGAGTGCTTGTGCGTGGATGTGCAGTCTCTAGGCGTGTGGAGGCAGCTGTACACCAAACACCTACCCCAGTCCAG CCTTCTCTTAAACCATTTGCTGAGGTCTTGGAAGGCTTTGCCACCAAAG CTTCAGAGGAACCTCCAGGAGACCATCCAGTCGTTCCGGGTGACCAACGATGAGATGAGGGACACCATCGAATCCCAGGAGCTCCAGGAGTGCAACGCACTGTGTCAA AACCTGCAGGTGAAGATGCGTAGTGGTGGGTTCCCCTGGTCCAGGCTGCTCATGGTGCTGTTGGTGTTCGTCGCTGGCTTCATGGCTCAGGACATCCGGTCCCACGGATCCTTCACAG actCCACGACGGCGCGGTATTTACACAGCTCTGGGGTGGCTGGTGTGTCGCAGCAGGCATGGGGCAAGGTGACCGTCTATACCAAACAGGGCTTCAG CTGGCTGGAGACGAACATGCCCTTCTACTACTCTGAGAGCGTGCGTGTGCTGGGACCCCTGATGGAGCAGGGCCTGGAGAAGGCCAAGGCCGCGGCGGTCCTCATCGCCGAGAACACCAACCGCCTCGTCCTGTGGGTCGGGGAGAAGGCGCCCCTGCTGCTGGACTGG GTGATCACCAACACACCAGACAGCGTGTTCCAGGCTCTGGCCTACCTGAAggagctcctgctgctcctctatCACGACGTCATCCTACCTGCCCTGGCCTTCACTGCCCAGCTGCTGCAGCGCACCTGGAACGGCCTGCGGGACTCTTGCAA CGGGGAGGTCTCGGTGTCGTGTCTACAGGGCCACGCCTTGTCCTTCACCAACTccacctggctcctcctccagcacacCACCTCCGCCATCAAGACCTGGGCCCAGGAGCTGCTGCCGCCTGCATGA
- the LOC130374359 gene encoding microtubule-associated protein RP/EB family member 3-like isoform X1, with the protein MAVNVHSTSMTIENMSRHDMLAWVNDSLQLTYTKIEQLGSGAAYCQFMDILFPGCLLLKKIKFNARLEHESIQNFKVLQAAFKRMNVDKIIPVERLVKGKFQDNFEFVQWFKKFFDANYDGKDYDPLQIRQGHDATPPPNQGDIFSQKPKRTTRPGPMRTSPPVPKTVPPPQRQINAMPAPRRSAHSVRNGGEAELVELNQQLLDLKVTVDGLEKERDFYFGKLRDIELICQENDSENSSTLSKIMDVLYATEDGFAPPEDEENEGAQGDNEDF; encoded by the exons ATGGCAGTGAATGTCCACTCGACTTCTATGACGATAGAAAACATGAGTCGCCATGATATGCTGGCCTGGGTCAATGATTCTCTTCAACTCACTTATACCAAAATTGAACAGCTAGGTTCAG GTGCTGCTTATTGCCAGTTTATGGATATTCTGTTTCCTGGGTGCctgttgttaaaaaaaatcaagTTCAACGCTCGCCTGGAACATGAGTCCATCCAAAACTTCAAGGTCTTGCAGGCTGCATTCAAGAGAATGAATGTGGATAAG ATCATCCCTGTGGAGAGGCTTGTGAAGGGCAAGTTCCAGGACAACTTTGAATTTGTCCAGTGGTTCAAGAAGTTCTTTGACGCAAACTACGATGGCAAGGACTACGACCCCCTGCAGATTCGGCAGGGCCATGATGCCACGCCCCCACCCAATCAAG GCGACATCTTTTCCCAAAAACCCAAACGAACCACTCGGCCAG GCCCAATGAGAACGTCTCCCCCGGTGCCCAAGACAGTCCCGCCCCCCCAAAGGCAGATCAACGCGATGCCCGCTCCTCGCAGGAGCGCCCATTCGGTCCGCAACGGAGGGGAAGCAGAGCTGGTGGAGCTCAACCAGCAG CTGCTGGACCTGAAGGTGACGGTAGACggcctggagaaggagagggacttCTACTTTGGCAAGCTGCGGGATATTGAGCTCATCTGCCAGGAGAACGACAGCGAAAACAGCTCCACCCTCAGCAAGATTATGGATGTACTCTACGCCACAGAG GACGGCTTTGCTCCGCCGGAGGACGAGGAGAATGAGGGTGCACAAGGAGACAACGAGGACTTCTGA
- the LOC130374359 gene encoding microtubule-associated protein RP/EB family member 3-like isoform X2, whose protein sequence is MAVNVHSTSMTIENMSRHDMLAWVNDSLQLTYTKIEQLGSGAAYCQFMDILFPGCLLLKKIKFNARLEHESIQNFKVLQAAFKRMNVDKIIPVERLVKGKFQDNFEFVQWFKKFFDANYDGKDYDPLQIRQGHDATPPPNQGPMRTSPPVPKTVPPPQRQINAMPAPRRSAHSVRNGGEAELVELNQQLLDLKVTVDGLEKERDFYFGKLRDIELICQENDSENSSTLSKIMDVLYATEDGFAPPEDEENEGAQGDNEDF, encoded by the exons ATGGCAGTGAATGTCCACTCGACTTCTATGACGATAGAAAACATGAGTCGCCATGATATGCTGGCCTGGGTCAATGATTCTCTTCAACTCACTTATACCAAAATTGAACAGCTAGGTTCAG GTGCTGCTTATTGCCAGTTTATGGATATTCTGTTTCCTGGGTGCctgttgttaaaaaaaatcaagTTCAACGCTCGCCTGGAACATGAGTCCATCCAAAACTTCAAGGTCTTGCAGGCTGCATTCAAGAGAATGAATGTGGATAAG ATCATCCCTGTGGAGAGGCTTGTGAAGGGCAAGTTCCAGGACAACTTTGAATTTGTCCAGTGGTTCAAGAAGTTCTTTGACGCAAACTACGATGGCAAGGACTACGACCCCCTGCAGATTCGGCAGGGCCATGATGCCACGCCCCCACCCAATCAAG GCCCAATGAGAACGTCTCCCCCGGTGCCCAAGACAGTCCCGCCCCCCCAAAGGCAGATCAACGCGATGCCCGCTCCTCGCAGGAGCGCCCATTCGGTCCGCAACGGAGGGGAAGCAGAGCTGGTGGAGCTCAACCAGCAG CTGCTGGACCTGAAGGTGACGGTAGACggcctggagaaggagagggacttCTACTTTGGCAAGCTGCGGGATATTGAGCTCATCTGCCAGGAGAACGACAGCGAAAACAGCTCCACCCTCAGCAAGATTATGGATGTACTCTACGCCACAGAG GACGGCTTTGCTCCGCCGGAGGACGAGGAGAATGAGGGTGCACAAGGAGACAACGAGGACTTCTGA
- the LOC130374972 gene encoding dihydropyrimidinase-related protein 5-like codes for MAANVGSMRILIKGGKVVNDDFTQEADVYIENGVIQQVGKELMIPGGAKVIDATGKLVLPGGIDTSVHLQQTFMNATIQDDFYSGTKVGIHL; via the exons ATGGCTGCTAACGTAGGGTCCATGCGCATCCTCATCAAGGGGGGCAAGGTGGTGAACGATGACTTCACCCAGGAGGCCGACGTCTACATTGAGAACGGGGTCATCCAACAG GTGGGGAAGGAGCTGATGATCCCAGGGGGCGCTAAGGTGATCGACGCCACGGGCAAGCTGGTGTTGCCGGGCGGGATAGACACCAGCGTGCACCTGCAGCAGACCTTCATGAACGCCACCATCCAGGATGACTTTTACAGCGGCACCAAGGTAGGCATACACctgtag